The nucleotide window CTATTCGTTTAGCACCTTTCAAAGCACAAACGTacagccaatgatctctagatcaagtggtggagggcagggccgtctccgagaatattaaaaaaaatctgGGCCTTGGGCGAGACAAAAAGTTGGGCCCACTCCTTATAATGTAAACTCATCGATTATATATCAAGAAACCAATATGACGATAATtgtaataaaaaattaaaaaaaagataaTGTAGCAAAATAATTGAACTTATTTAAGCGAATCATGCGGCTCTCCTAATGTTTTGAATAAAATCATTTACAACAGCTACATTATCCATAAACATGTAATCGCTAAAAAAATCAAACATTCAAAATCCATACAAGTAATATTGCCAGCAACAAGATTTACTATTTTAACCAATAAGCAGCAACATATAAGCATAAAACTCTAGTATTAATTTAGGGCAACTTGAATTTAATGTGTAAAAAATAGAATATGAAAAATTCCCATCACAAACAAATATTTCTGAAACCAGGAAATATATACAAAAAGTCAAAGGCCAACTGGCCAcctacaaaaaaataaaaaaatggtaGAAAAGCGGAAAAATCAAGAATCGAACACAAACACCTTTAAAAACTAAACTGAAGTACAAACCAGCAGTAATACTCACTGTTAGCATATGGCCTAGTCCCTTGTTATTCATATAATAATATACAtaaacaaaattttaaattttgggcCCCTTTTAGTTTTGGGCCTCGGCCATTGCCAGGCTGCGCAGCCCAATAACCGGGCctggtggagggcttgcatttcttTTGAGAGACGCATGTTCGACTCTCACTTGGTGCaaagtgaggcactggtgggcaatgataggagacccagggaaacctgggttggatccttgagtcaaacgggttttaccggtaatttcactgttgtgcctacgggcgggtgggttaccgggttttccccggaattggtggtggacttgggttactctcggagtactccgtttatCCAGTGGGTGCCCCAAAAGTGCCCGGGATTaagtttgttggccgttaaaaaaaaaaaaaaaaaaaaaaaaaaacacatacacGTACATACATACATCTGACATATCTCACTTTAAGCTTTGACATCTTTTGGACAGATCCCTCCCTCCTCAGGTTATTCAATACATACAATTTTCAATTTCTtatgaactagggtttttcaaCTTCCACACTCCCCCAAATTCAATTAAACCATCATAATTACTGTTTTCCGTTGTCTATGATGTGCTGTTTGGCTAGGGTTTTAACAAGATTTTGTTTCATGCTTGTGCTTAAAGTAGCAAAAAAAGTAGCCATTTGTCACACTGTAGCTGCTCTTATTTCTTTACTTTATTGTTTTAATTGGTTTGATATATTAGCTAGCCTTCATTTCATGGAATTGGAATTTCGGTGTGTTTGTTTCAAAGAATGAAATGAAATTGGAATGTAGATTACATTCCTTATGTTGTTGTTCAATTGGAACGAACACTATCTTAGGGTTTAAGAGGtgtttaatggttcagacattttactggttcaacacttaatggttcagattgtttgtttcgcgagcggatgtctgaatgattcagacatttgcctctgaattgTTAAGCATTGTaccgagtctgaatggttaaaacctcttatctaaattggtcagacatttgcctctgaacggttaagcattataccggctcttaatggttcagacatcttattggttcaacacttaatggttcagaactcttactgattcagcacttacccattcagaagttgccaaacaacccctaactGTAATTGTGATATACGCAAATAGATTTTGCAAGATACTTGTTTCTAGGTGCAGTTTTGTATTTATAGAAGAAATGTAAAGAATAATCACCAGGTTTAAGTTAGGATATTTTGGTTTAGATTAAATTAATTCTAGAGTATTCTGGTAGCTAGACAAGTCAAATAGTCAAGCTTTTTTGAACCTGTTGAAGTTAACTTCTGATCGAAGCTCTAGacattttatatattttgatcctcATATGATACTACTTATGGTTGGATGATTAAATAATGAGTGTAGGAAGTTGTTTTTCTAAAATTAATTTTACAAATGGTTTTTAACCTTTTTAGTGTCCCGTGACAGTAAATTTTAGTTTTGTTGTAGATATACTAATAGTTATCGTTGGGGTATAACATTTGAACACCTTGGTTTAGGGCTACAGGTACTTTATTGATATctgatttttttttaacggccaacaaactcaatcccgagcactctcggggcacccactggacaaacggagtattccgagagtaacccgagtccaccaccaattccggggaaaacccggtaacccacccgcccgtagacatgacggtgaaattacctgtaaaacccgtttggctcaaggatccaacccaggtttccctgggtctcctatcattgcccaccaatgcctcactctgcaccaagtgggagtcgaacctgcatctctcaagagaaatgcaagccctccaccacttgacCTAGAGATCATTGGCTTGATATCTGATACACTTCAAAATTGGATTATTATTTATATGTACCCTGTGACATGTGTTTTTATCATTAAAAATGGATATTATATATCCCTACAAAAAGCAACTTGGGTTGCCTCTCTAAGAATGAAAAGTCGTGACTTTTAAAACACCACACATACATACCCATTTGCTTAATTATTATTAGTACAATGGCTGTCTGTCTATGTCTAGAATGAAAAGTCGTGACTTTTAAAAAACTATACATACATGCCCCTTTGCTTAACAACTTGGGTTGCCTCTCTAAAATGAAAAGTCATGAATTTTAAAACACTACACATACATACCCCTTTGCTTAATTATTATTAGTACAATGGTTGCCTGTCTAGAATGAAAAGTCGCGACTTTTAAAAAACTACATACAAAAAGCAACACGTACTCATTTGTCTAACACACATACCCCCTTGACTAAAACATACCCATTTATTTAACACATACATCCCTTTTATTAAGACATACCCCTTTGATTAATAAATACACATTTGTTTAACACACATACCCATTGATTAACAAATACCGCTTTTGATTAATACATACCCCTTTATTTTACACACAAATACACGTTGGTTAACAACAAATACATAAACGATAGTTGGTTGCCGCTTCGGTTCACATAACAAATATGCCGCTTCAGTACACATATGTAACTGCCACCCTTTTTCAAACATAAGACAAAGAAGAGAGTGTGTACAATGTGTTATTAtagggtttctttttttttttttttgcgagaAGAATTAAGGAAGGTATATTAAACGGAATGAATACGTAGGCATGTTTCTATTTTACCTTCAAAATCCAGTCAATTTCAACCAAAAATAAATTAATTCAATACACACCTGTTCGTGAAACGAAACTAAATTGAGCACATTATTCCAATTCCACCCTTTGGGTACCAAATCGAACAAGAAAACATGAAATCAAAACAATGAAAAGCAGAATTTCACAATTATAACAAAATCTCAACACATATATGGCCGGTCCTGAGAATTCATGTGCCCTGTTCGAGTTTGAAAAAACGTGCCCGGCTTAatgaaattgggtattgggctcattaaagacaatgtaataactaatctaaaccataaaaatagttttgtaagtgggccaatgttggtgtttgtataactataccctattaatttatttatttttacatttacatatcggattttttttaaatattgtgCCCTTCGAAGTATCGGGCCCTgcccggtggtcctccccgcccaccctaaGGGCCGGCCATGTGATATATACGTATAATTAGAGTATTTGAAgtgagagaaagaaaagatttaAATGATGGTAAAATGTTTATGCCTAAAAACCAGAGATATTAGAAAAGAGATGGTGTTCTTTATGGCTTATGTGAGATGTAATCAGGTGTGGATGAGGTGTTGGGTTTGGATGATGGGTTACACATTTTAGCCTGAATCTTTGTGTGCTCAAAATGGGAATTAATGACTGGTACGTGACACATTGTTTGTTTATGGAAGTTAATGAGTAATATTAATACTTTAAAACACATTTACCTATTTTTTATGTTAGGGCATGTTTaagtttttgaaacaaattattgacttattggttttttaAAAAGTAATAAGCtccaaaatgatgtttggcaatgagggtgtatgtgaggggaaaaagccaataagtcacttcatactgacttttccaaaaagccaataagtcaataagttgtttcaaaaagcttagccaaacatgcccttattAATGAATGATTATCTCAACCGTCCTTCCATAACAAAACGCCCCCTAACACCAAAGTCGAAAGAGCAATTGGGCATTTGCTCGATTTGCAACAAGAATATGTAGCATGAGAAGGCCATGAAAAGACACATTCATTGGCACACGGCTGAATAGAGAGAAGCCGAGCAAGGAAACGATACCTCATGAAATAGCCTTTTATCAACCAAATTTAAAAGTTTCTACAATAACAACAACTTTTATAACGAAATAGTACATATATTATAATAACTTATTCCAAAATTAAGAATTTTTGTATCTCATATAGTCATGATAATGGCTTTCATAACCAAcatcccgctgcaacgcgcgggtaaCGTCAACTCGTTATGTTATATAATCTATATCTGTTTGTATACTAGtggttttttacttttttttaaccTGCTCCTTTAATCTTATTCTGACAGATAATAAGAATATGAGTATCTGAGTAAACGATTGTAGGAGGTTGATCGCATTAAAAAAGATTTTGAACGAATTTCAATCTGATTGACCCATTTGACCTGTTGTTTTCTTTGCCTATTTGACCCATTTGAAAAATAAAGCAACTCAAATCGGCGCATTCATAAGTAATTTAGTTGAAATTGTCATTTTTGTTATGGCCGTTGTTTCGTGTTTGGATATGTACTGTCTTTTAGTCATAATCACGCTAAGATACTTTTTGGTGTAGTCATCTCTGAACGGATCGGCTTCAAGCTTTCAAGACAACACTGGGCGACCATTTTCTGCATCTTTTTCAACTCAATCCGGTGCACCGTCTCCTGTTTTTCATCAAAGTGGTTAGAGTTCTACTGATTACCTTTAGTATTCTTATACGTAAAACTACATGAcacctttttaatttttatagGATCTGTTCAGGGGCTCCACAACTTACATGGTAGTTTCAATGTCGCGGACACACTTGGATCCCGAAATCCAACAACCGCTAATGTACCTTCAAGTGGGCTTCAACAACAAAGCGGAAACCTTTCTGCTGGAAGATTTACATCAAACAATACGCCTGCTGCTCTTTCTCAGGTActtcatatatgtatatatacgttACTATTTGTTTTTGTGAGTTGGTTTTACTTACATATAACTATTCGCGATGAACCATTGAGAACAAAAAAATACTGTTTTATTTTTTCAGATAGCTCATGGCAATTCATTCAGTCATTCAGGGCTAAATAGTAGAGGTAGCTTGAGTGTTGTTGGAACCCTTGGGTTCAGCAGTGGTGCAAATGCAATTAGTGGTTCGATTCCTGGAATCCTGCCTACGACTGCAGCAATCAGTAACCGTAATTCTATTGCGGGAGTCGGAGTCCCACCGGTTTTAGGAAATCTGAGCTCCCGGATCACCGGTTCAGCTGGAAACATCGGCAGCAGTGGTATCATTGGAAGAAGCTTAAGTTCTGGTGGCGGTTTATCAATCCCGGGCCTTGCTTCTCGATTAAATCTAAACACTAGTGGTTCCGGAAATTTAGGTGTGCAGGGATCAAATAGATTAATGGGCGGTATGCTTCAACAAGGTGTGTTGTTGCATGTCCTAGCAtgacatttttttaatttttatatagagagtaaaatgccattttcgtccctgaggttcggccagttttgcgactttcgtccaaaggtttgtttttccgcatccgaatacaaaaggtttgaaatcttgtcattttcatccggctcgttaaatCCATTCATTTTTccccgttaagtcaggggtatttccgtctttttttgttaacttaaaatgcagttcggtctttttcactttatgtacaagcatttagcataatgtacaagtattcaaacgaccgaattgccctttaagttaacaaaaaagacgaaaatactcttgtcttaacggagaaaaatggatggagttaacgagccgaatgaaaatgacaagatttcaaaccttttggatccagatgcaaacattacaaacctttggatgaaagtcgcaaaactggccaaacctcagagatgaaaatggcattttactcttacatatcatcatcatactcagtgaatcccaccaatagcaaagctaaggtagggtctgaggagggtaggatgtagacaaccttacctctacccgttaggaatagagaggttgctttaaattgtttttttaatctctatattttttaatgtttttataaTGCAGCTTCCCCGCATGTTATGTCGATGTTTGGAAATTCATATCATTCAGGTGGACCGCATTCTCAAAATCATGTTCAAAACTCCATGGGAATGTTAAACGATATGAATAACAATGACGGTTCTCCTTTTGATCTAAATGACTTCCCTCAGTTAAGCAGCCGTCCTAGTTCCTCTGGAGGGGCCCAAGGGCAATTTGGTAATCTAGAGCTATGCTTGTCAGTTGTCACTAATTTTACTTCAAGTCTTCGTTTCCATTCAAAATTTTATTTTCATTACAATTACAGGTTCGTTACGGAAACAAGGTCTTACGGTTAGCCCGATTGTTCAGCAAAACCAAGAATTCAGCATCCAGAACGAAGATTTTCCAGCCCTACCAGGATTTAAAGGTGATTGAACCTTTTATAATAAGAACATTCGTTTAACAGGATTTATCTGAGGCATTGGTgtataaaatgtgattttttggACTTTGTAATTTAAGTACTTTTGGACTTCGTAAACGAACCggacgaacacgaacatggccttgttcgtgttcgttcgttaaggaatgaacatgttcatgaacGCTTGCCAAACGAGATTTCtagttcatgttcgttcattaagggaatgaacatgttcatgaacacttGCAAAATGTAAACGAACACAaaaaatgttcatgaacataaatgaacacaagcGAATGTTATATATTCATTTTGAAATAGTATCTGCATTTTTCATCGGAAAGGTTACAAAGAATTCACCAAAAATAAACAAGTACTCAACATAACGCTCCAAACATAGTTGACATAGTTATCATAAACACaattaatacaaaaattaagtagTTTGTCAAGCTTTACCACAAACTGAAATTAAAATGGTCAAACGAGGGATGTTGCGGAGGCGTATAGCAAAACTATAGTTTCAAACTTTTAAAAACTAAAACCAATAAGATAAAAATATAGAGTTAAGTTCCcgtgaaaataaaataaacgtacgaattgaaagaaagtcaaaaaaagtggcggtggcattttgataattatcagcaacttcaaaattactttagtagagtaattttgagcttctgtagagtaatttttgTAAAAGTTCATGTATTGCTCAATGTAGCAATTTGAGCAATAACAGTCGACCAATAACAGCTGTTCAGCACTGTTgagcagtggtaaatcaacatCGGTAAAAACGTCTTCATTTAAAGacgttgagcaataacagatgttcagaacttctatAAAGTTAATCATTGATAATTCTTTGGAAACTGTTGTTGTGAATAACAGATGTTCGCACcagtagcaactcaacagtcgttacaaAAAACAGCATTTTATGAGATGAGACAATACCTTTAAACAGTGGATGAATCTTTTGTCAAACAGTTGTTTTAAAAACAGCTgtttcaacagacttttaaagattttttgtcaaattttttcaaaatacctattttttaagaatgttcagaacttctattgGATTGATGGTTGACAATCCTTTAGAAACCGCTAATGAGAATAACAGATGTCGCCAACAGTAGCAACTCAAGAGTCGTTACAAAAAACAGGAattatgagaacagacaatacctttAAACAGTGGATAGATCTTTTGCTaaacagatgttggcaacaatagCAACTCAACATTTACAATAGCAGATATCAACACTAACAACTGTTAATGCTCAAATCAGTAAAAATAAAATGCTCTACAAAGATCAACAATTACGTTAAGAATTGAAAAACGAAATTTAataatcttcagctcttgaacagtagtcctatcctcatatacttgatcctcaacttCCTTGAAAAAGCAATACTTTAAATCATAAGAACCTACAGAAGGATATATTGACATTTTTAACTTGTATATTTCTTCAACTCCGATGTTAAAGAAGGATATAATGATAGTAAAACGTGATGAAAAGCTTCTGCACTGTTTTTGAATTCCGAAGTGCAGAAAGATATCACCAAAACACCTCTTCAgctcttcagctcttgaacagtAGCCATATCCTCATATAAAAGAAGGATATCATAATCGTAGTAAAATGTTAAATATCAATAAACCGaaagaacaaaaataaaattagaaaaaaaaacagattCTCATAATTACCATTAAGTTCTTCATTTATCATAAAGAAGTACTCCACTTTCTACACTTCAGACTTCAAAAACAGTGCAGAAGAACTTCCCACTGCTcgcttgaaaaaaaaaaagctgaaatatatcaacaccttaaaataaatattatcaaCATAATCAACAGTCTAAAAGAatccacaaacctaaaataacccgCAAAGCCAAGGTCAAAGGCGAGTGTGTGAAACAGAGCTACCAtgaaacaacgatgttggaacaatgatactagAACAATGACACTGGAACAAAGAACTGTACCTGAAGATTAACCAGCTCAATCATGAGAGCTATGCATTTGAGTAAGAGAGATATGATCGCAAATATAAAGTAGAGAgataaattgaaatttgaatgtggagccaaattcatatgtagatatgagcgagagagatttgaatgtggagcctgataattatattttatttataggattagaattagaatatatatggtttgaattttgaatgtggagccagaattttgaattttgaacgtGAGAAgaggttttttgaattttcaattaACATCAGTACTTTAATATAAACGATCAGGGCAGACCTTTGAGTATAAGGCAGACCTTTGAAAAGGTGGATGTGGGCcaagtttgaattttaaactcttttaatattgatgtaataatgagataagaaaagccttgttggacatgctctcctgctgacacatcagcttttcttatgtcattgagatttctcattttatagaaagtatagatatatAATTTTTCAATTCCAGATCATGAGAGAATTAAAGAACTGAGTAACatcgctctgataccacattTTAATCAGTTCTTTTAATATCTAATGGAAAAACACTTTAGGGATCTTGATATACCTGACAATCCAGTAGTGGTTAGAGATGAAGAAGAAGCCATCTTGATCGGTTCCCGTTTAGGGTGAGCAGTTAGGATGGAGTTGAACACGAATTAGGTTATTGCAATAAGGGAGGCCGTAAACTTTTTATGGTGTGTCTTTAGGGTTCCCAACAACGTGTATTTATATGCTTCACCCAAGGGGAAACCCTAATTAACTAGTACGGGCCTTTACGTCCATCAAATAAAGCCCACTTAATTTTATTGGGATATTAAGGTAAATATCGATCTGGTTATTATATAAATGATTAACAAAGGCACcataaattatttaataaataatttacgcTAACATCTAGGCCTTCAAACGTTTAGCCCCCACATTTTTTAgcctattttttttctttcaaatcaGGCAATTTGTCTCGTCAATGGCTACCATCAGCCATGAGGCATGAGGAGGAGCATTAAGCCATCATTGATAAGTTTTTTCGAACTTATGAACAAAACCATATGATTCTACAATTATGAACAAAACTTAcctctccttgttgtttataTCTGACAACCATGTATTGCTACAACTGAAAGTACATTGGTATGGCCTTTAGTGTATGTCTTTTGTGTTTCAAccttgttttgtttattttttgtaTACGTGACGCGATATGTTATTCTATTGTTGATTAACATGATGGTTTGCCTTTAGTAACTTATGTTGTAATCTGTCAAAGTTTTGTTtgctattttttttgttttattcatTGAATGATTGATTTTTGTTATTCATAAGTGTTCAATGATTGCAATTAGTGCAATCTTTGGTATGCTAATTAACAACATCTCAATTTTTTCCAACTTAATTCTCTATTATACCCTTGATGATACCCTTCGAAAAGAGGAAATGACACACGGATAAGGGTTCATATTACCGTTCACAGGCATACACCAGAGTAACAAGCTCCGAATTCACTCCATTGGTGACAAAGACCCCACCGATGAATCACATGCGACGACAGCACCGTCTCTCAATCTCCTTACCAACCCTCACGCAACTCTCTCAGTCCTCAAAATCTCCATAGAGTCAACGCCGGGCATCGCACGCCCGCAAACACACTTATTAGATGTCGTTTGGATCTTGTTTGCAGAAGTAGGGTGGGGCCCAAGGTTATTTAACAACTTATAATAtcccttttaaaattcttttaattttattttaattattaaggGTAAACAACTAATTTTACgtgttaattttattttaattattaaggGTAAACAACTAATTTTACGTGCCTTTAACAGAGTAAATAGTCAACCGTCAGAATTATAAATTGCAAACCACCAATAACATATATGtaatttcaaaatttttgaaaaccaaaatTAGAATATGAGAAAGCACAAGGACCATTCATGTAATTATGTAATTGACTGGAACAATTTTCATACTATAAATTAACAACATGTTGATGCTTTATAAAGTTGTacattaaggggctgtttggtatcCTCTTAATCcattcagaggttgtctcttaaTGAAATCATTTGTGGCCCTTAtgtctgaatgaataagaggtaaccttaTGTCTGACTGGATAAGAGGTCACATCTGAATGGTAAaccatcacatgtcacattcttctacattATCTTTGTTAAACTCTTAAATGAtttcattaagaggtagcctcttaatgtcattcagatgctaccaaacagcccctaagtattgggagtttttaaaaaaaaaaattattttccaCTTCTAGcccaaatgttttatttttttgtattcTAACCcctttgattttttacttttaccacaaaacttttcatctttgcAACTTAGTCAaacacttttttattttcaatattGATCCCCcatgtttttcatcttttgcaaatatttcgttctaaattttgcaaatgaacacgccgcaacgtgcgtgtggggttcaacgttttttcgtctattttttcccgtttgacggGCCCATCGCAAGTCGCAACGCGTCTATTTtccctgtttgacaggttcgtcgcaacacacGGGGTCCTATATCGACTTACTtattcttttatatgttttacgtttcagtctaatttcttcgcattaacacaccgGAACGGGTATCCGTGGTTCAACAATTTTACGTCTACTTTTCGTTTGGTGTTatgttttcctttttctttattttgtttttatgggTTTTTTCATGTAATTTTTGTGTTACTTGGTACGGTTAATGTCCCCACCGCAACGAGAGGAGGCCTTAATACTAGTATTAAT belongs to Helianthus annuus cultivar XRQ/B chromosome 5, HanXRQr2.0-SUNRISE, whole genome shotgun sequence and includes:
- the LOC110942668 gene encoding LOW QUALITY PROTEIN: probable NOT transcription complex subunit VIP2 (The sequence of the model RefSeq protein was modified relative to this genomic sequence to represent the inferred CDS: substituted 1 base at 1 genomic stop codon); amino-acid sequence: MAVVSCLDMYCLLVIITLRYFLVXSSLNGSASSFQDNTGRPFSASFSTQSGAPSPVFHQSGSVQGLHNLHGSFNVADTLGSRNPTTANVPSSGLQQQSGNLSAGRFTSNNTPAALSQIAHGNSFSHSGLNSRGSLSVVGTLGFSSGANAISGSIPGILPTTAAISNRNSIAGVGVPPVLGNLSSRITGSAGNIGSSGIIGRSLSSGGGLSIPGLASRLNLNTSGSGNLGVQGSNRLMGGMLQQASPHVMSMFGNSYHSGGPHSQNHVQNSMGMLNDMNNNDGSPFDLNDFPQLSSRPSSSGGAQGQFGSLRKQGLTVSPIVQQNQEFSIQNEDFPALPGFKGD